From one Eucalyptus grandis isolate ANBG69807.140 chromosome 9, ASM1654582v1, whole genome shotgun sequence genomic stretch:
- the LOC104420602 gene encoding premnaspirodiene oxygenase, giving the protein MSVVTISSPDLAKEVFKTHELAFAQRPLFSYVEMSILPSPTFLPYGEEWRKLRKFFVMELLGGQRVRSFKSIREEETRSLISYIRSLSGSPFNLSKKMDAFTNSIVSKAAVGHKNKQEEFISVVREILTFTGGFSVADVFPSLKCLANIVGLYSKYKMLQKKNDEILDSILNDHQTGRDQALRNKENTFGREDILNALLGLRTTNEFGLNLTDREIKGIIMDLFVAGSITTSTLLEWAMAELIRNPKVMARAQAEVRGVVKGKGHVEESDLNKLNYLRAIIKESFRLHPPGPLIPREATKECKIGGYKIPVNSRILINVMAIGRDPNYWADPEKFEPERFLESPREKPSVGNY; this is encoded by the exons ATGTCGGTCGTAACTATTTCTAGTCCCGACTTAGCCAAGGAAGTTTTCAAGACCCACGAACTCGCCTTCGCTCAACGCCCATTATTCTCATATGTAGAGATGAGCATTCTCCCTAGCCCGACCTTTCTCCCATATGGAGAAGAATGGAGAAAGTTGCGTAAGTTTTTCGTCATGGAACTCTTAGGTGGCCAGCGTGTTCGATCTTTTAAATCAATTAGAGAAGAGGAAACCAGGAGTCTCATCAGCTACATACGTTCGTTGTCGGGATCGCCTTTCAATCTCAGCAAAAAGATGGATGCTTTCACAAACAGCATAGTCTCCAAGGCAGCTGTTGGCCATAAGAACAAACAAGAGGAATTCATTTCTGTGGTCCGAGAGATTCTAACGTTTACTGGAGGCTTTAGTGTGGCGGACGTTTTCCCTTCACTCAAATGTCTTGCCAACATAGTTGGGCTTTATTCGAAGTACAAGATGCTGCAAAAAAAGAACGATGAGATTCTTGATAGCATTCTCAATGACCATCAGACCGGAAGAGATCAGGCCTTAAGAAACAAGGAAAATACATTTGGAAGAGAAGACATACTCAATGCGCTTTTGGGACTTCGCACGACCAATGAGTTCGGCTTGAATCTGACAGACAGGGAGATCAAAGGCATTATTATG GACTTGTTTGTGGCCGGGAGCATCACTACGTCAACGCTTCTCGAATGGGCAATGGCTGAGTTAATCCGAAATCCCAAAGTGATGGCCAGGGCACAAGCTGAGGTGAGAGGAGTCGTAAAAGGAAAGGGTCACGTAGAAGAATCAGACCTCAATAAACTCAACTACTTGAGAGCAATCATTAAAGAATCCTTTAGGCTGCACCCTCCTGGTCCATTAATTCCCAGAGAAGCGACTAAAGAATGTAAGATCGGTGGATACAAAATACCAGTGAATTCCAGAATCCTCATTAATGTAATGGCGATTGGAAGAGATCCAAATTATTGGGCAGATCCGGAGAAATTTGAACCAGAGAGGTTTCTTGAATCTCCA AGGGAGAAGCCAAGTGTTGGGAATTACTAA